From the genome of Loxodonta africana isolate mLoxAfr1 chromosome 4, mLoxAfr1.hap2, whole genome shotgun sequence:
aaatatttttcctccttcccttaaCTATATATTTTCTCTTCTCACTTCTTCTCTCACCATGTACCTTACGGATCTTCATGGCCACACTGTCATTTCCTTAATCATTCAGATAACAATCGCAAGTGAGCAGTGAGGTCTATGACAGCAAACTGGATTATATCTCATTATAAAGGAGGTAGGTGACTTCACAGGAATTGCTGGAGAAAATGTTCTGGGGTACAATGaggatataatttataaatattaaaagcatGCACAGTTTTATGTTGTTGATCTTTTGGAGACTTCTTACAAAAAGAGTGCAGGTCACACAGTGAAATCTGATTGCACAATGACAGCTAGTGTAGAGATGATGATAGGCATCCCTTCTTCAAGAAGGAATTCTTTAATATTGTCTACATCTAAGGTATTTTCCCCTCCTTGAGAAATTTCTCCACCCTACACATACAATTAAATGACAGAATTCTTACTATATTCTGATGAACCTGTGGAGGGTGAAAAGCCACGATCAATTCCAGTACAACCTGAGGTAATTTTTAGGAACCAAAGATGCATCCAGGAGTGACCTCATTTATTTTTGTGCTACTTCTTACTGCTGCTGAAACTTGAAAGACCTGTAAAACGCCGCCCCCTGGTGTTCCCTCTTAGTGAGGTGAGTGGATGAAGGAGAGGTGAGAAGCTCATTATCCAGAATGGAATCTGAATGGTTATCTTTCATGAAGCTCCTGCATGTGCAGTATTGGTTCTATCCAACTGCACTCAGGCCCAGCAAGGTCAATGGGGCAGGCTTATCTCTTTGAAAGTCCAGAAGGTATTCAACCTTGTCTACCATCATCCAAAGCTTTTACAAATTGGACACAGCTagatattgcaaagaatgaggtTTATGTATATACAGTGTGTTTGCTATAGAGTCACAACTCAGGCAAAATAATTAATTAACCCAACGGCTAAGTGAATATACACATAGTATAGATGCATATTTGATTAATTatcaaaaaggaaattaacaCATTCAGTGAAGTGTTATTGGTTTTTAGATGAGAAAATGAGAAACTTTGTGGATAACAAAGCCCTTTTGCCTCCAAAGTTTTGAAGTGTATGGTACATATGCACATTCTCTGGACATGACTTATTATGAATTTTCAAAAGCATTATGAAGTTATAAAGTATATCTGAGCAATGAGATGATattcattaaatataaatgacatttgtatatgtatatagaagtataaacaatatttttggaaagttagaaaacggacagAGGTTTTTATTATCTTATGGAAAGAATTAATAGTCACTTTtttttaggtccaagttgagccctggtggtgcagtggttaagggtttggctgctaaccaaaaggtcggcagttcaaatccaccagcagctccttggaaaccccatggggtacttctacactgtcctgtaggatcattatgagacagaaccgactcgatgacaatgggtaggTCCAAGTTACTCGTATTGTTCTCCCTCCTTATCTTTTCTTCTCCTTCATCTTTAGGTTCATTCAGTATTTTCACACTATGCTTGGATTTGATTTCCAGAAGTCCGCCTATGCTAACCAACCAAACGCCCATTTACGTGTTCTTCTCAAATTAGAAAAAATATCTATTGCTTTTATTAATCTTCTTGACTCTGAACATTTTCATTAACACAAGGTATAATGGAATTCTGGATAGTTGAAGAAATTATTCAATGAAGGTCTAGATATCTTgcctccaaattcagggctttttCTCCTTGAGACTTGTAAACACTGTCAGTGTCAGTACAAGACATCTAACACTTCAAAGTGGTTCCTACTCTTCTCTACTTACATTATGTGTCAGGAAGAACTAGATCCAAATAATTTTCACGTAAGCCAGTAGAAATTTTTTTGTGAATAAATTCGttgaaaagaaagatgaaagcTCTCTGCACAATCTTTATGATTGTCCCATTAACTCCTTTTATTTAATCCTCCAAATGGACCAGAAAATAATCCAGAAATAtcctgaaaattttaaaatgaaagaagagCTCTGGAGTACAAAATTTTGTCCTGTATCACATTTTAAGTTTCAGTAGAGATTTTTTAATTACTCTTGAAAAATTGGAAGTTAGACATTGAAGTGTTCTcaaatggaaaatgtttattgGGTTTTAGAATCCACAGaactagattttatttatttgatttccattttacaaaataGAGTACCTTGAAAACCTAGTCTTAGATAAATGCATTAATGGTAAAACCATAGGGAATAGACATGAAAGAGAACTGAGTacctcgatttttttttttttctacttatgaGAGAAAAATGTTCACGGGGATAGGTAGTTTGACAAATCTACAGGATAGAAAGAAACTTTATATTTGGCAAATTCTTGTAAAATGTTCATGGGTTATTCAGATTTAAACAAAACAGCCTCAAAACATCAACAATCTCTTACTTCTTTATGAGAAATGCAATCCTTTTTACGGTGTCTTTGAAGGCTTCCTTTACCTGCTTGTTTCGTAGTGTATAAATGAAAGGGTTAAGCATGGGGACAACTGAGGTTAAGAGCAGCCCCACCACCTTATTAAGGGCTACTCCTTCGTTTCTTGAAGGTTTAATGTAGGCGAAGATGGAACTGCCATAGCTCATGGAAACCACAATCATGTGAGAAGAACAGGTGGAAAAGGCCTTTTTCCTTTGTTGGGCAGAAGGGAATTTTAGAATGGTGCTGATGATGTATGTGTAGGAGAGAAGCACACCCAGTAGGGTAGAAATCAGTGTTAGCACGGCAAAAGCCAAAACAACCTTTTCTATAAGCTCTGTGTCGGAACAGGTGATCTGTAGGATAGGATATGCGTCACAACCAAAACTATCAATGAGATTAGAGTCACAGAATTCCAGCCGGAGACCCATGCCAAGAGGGGGCACAATAATCAACAGGCCAGCACCCCAACAGCAGAGAAGGAGTGTAGTGCAGAACTTGTTGTTCATGATGGTTGTGTAATGTaggggcttacagatggccacgtAGCGATCATAGGACATGGCAGCAAAGAGAAAAAACTCAGTTGCTCCCAAGAAGACACCAAAAAACAATTGTGAGACACAAGCATTATAGGTACAAGTTTTATCTCCAGTTGTCAGGCTGTACAGGAATCTGGGAATACAGACGGAGGTGAATGAGACttctaagaaagagaaatttcggagaaaaaaatacatgggagtTTGAAGACGGGAATCCAAAAGTGTGAGAGTGATAATTGCCATGTTCCCAGCCACACACAAAAAGTAggtgagaaataaaaataccgAAAGCACAATTTGTAATTTTGGGTCCTCCGTCATCCCCAGCAGGATGAATGTTGTTATCACTGTGTGATTTGTCATGACCTCCTGTGTCAAGTCAAAATGATTGGACTTGAAGACACAAGTGACATGATGCCAGCATGGAGCGTGAATGAAAGATGCAATCAGTATTAACGTAATGCATTTGGCATTTGGATTGTGGAATTTTACTGGAAATAATTAAATATGAATCAAAGGCTTATAATTGCCTTATTAGAAATGATATTTATACAGATGTCAAATGAAAACAGACAGCAGGAATCATGTATCTCATTTCATACGGTGTTTCTCATTATCATTGCGTAGGGACATAGGTCTGCTCAATGTTATAGATTATTCCattattttgtacattttttcttctgcctccttttctttgcttttccccACCGTCTTTTCAGCTCCACTTTTGTAAAACAGAAGAATTCGTCAAGGAGTATTTTATTCTGGTCTCTGactgtattttgaaataaaataaatgcaaaggGCTGGATAACATCTTtgtatttaaaatgttaaaattttaaaagttaaaatacaAAGGCATGTTTGTtgtgtattttctgcttttaagtACATGAAAACACTTTTAAACCAGTAAAAGTGTTTTTTAGGTAGAGGGTTTCCTGAAGAGTTACAAGAAACCTTTTCCTGGGACCTGAGAATAAACCTGAGGAACCCTGTCCTCCCAGAAGGAATGGTCTGTGATACTTGCTCTCCCTGCCAGTGAGATCGATTTCCCGTGCTCTTCTGAGCAGCACTCAGTCTTCGGAATGTGTCTCTGAATATCTTAGTGACCTCTCCTTTCAACAATTGCTGCTGCTCCGCTCTTCAAATCACCTCTCTCCACTAATTTCCCACCAGCCCTCTTACCCTGCTGCTTATATTCTCTGAGTTCTTGAGAAATGTTACTTGCCCAAGCATCGTTCAGTAACAAACTGGTCAAATGGACTAATTTTTATTAACAGGTTTTGTAAAACTCACATTTTTCTTGAAGTTTACCATTTTCATCTCCTCCCAGGAGTTTCACGCTTCCCTGCACACTACTATTTCATGTTTTCTCAGGAATCCCATTAGTTGTGGGATAGGATGGCTCAGAGTGATCTCTTCCCTTTCAAATAAATCTTGCCTTTGGTGAGATTCAAGTTGCAGGTAGGTGCTTCAAGTATCCATCCTGCAAAAGAAGAGCTGGTAAATGCATTGTCTCTCGGGTTACAgttacttaaaaatatatattggttCTTGGCTCTTAAGATGTCTTTGTGTTTTATTTGTGGAATTGATTATAAATTGAGCAATTTTAGGCCTAACTCAGGGTTTTATAGGGAAACCCTAAGTACCCAGTATTACCCAATATATGTGCTCCCAATTGagaattaaaaatgtattaagttgttttgtcttttctcttcctcaagtaaataataaaaattgacttcttcagataaatatttaatatcagaGTCTGAAGAACTAACCATGAATAAGTGTGTCTCCAAAGGAGCTTTCTGTCTTTTGATGGgagataatattccattttagtGCGTGCTTAGGGATATAGTAAGATGAGATAACGGTGAAAATGCAACTTTGGTTTTAGGGCAATAACTACTCCATGCCTTTTCCTTGGCAATCCCTCTTAGTGGTGATTTGTATTTTACTGTCTTCTCTCAGTTGTTGTAGGCTAttatgtgggagccctggtggcacagtggataaagcacttggctgctaaccaaaagttcatcggttcaaatctaccagcccctccatggAAGAATGATTTGGCAGTCAGCTTGTGTAAatatttccagccttggaaaccctatggagcaggtctactctgtcctacggggtggatatgagttggatttgacacAATGGCAGTGTGTTTTTTGTGGGGGGGGATGGATTTAGAGTTCGTAATGTCAGCTCTCACTATAAGCTGAGTAGCAAGTTgttttgttcagggttcatagacatGTTTATGACCAGGAAACCCATGTCAGATCATGGTAGAAATGGTTTACTGGAAAGGTGGTATCTTCCCAGTACTAGGAAGCTGCACAGTGAAGATTTTCATAGGCATGACTGAGTGATAGGTCAGGTTCATTTCACACACCgaattctctttcctttcttctttccctcctgtCATATTACCAATGCcaattactgttgagtcaattctgacacactgTGACTGCATTTGTGTCTAATctgaattgtgctccatagagctttcaatggttgagtttttggaggtagattgttaggcttttcttctgaggaaactctgggaagactcaaactgccagccttttgtttagcagctgactCTGTTAACAGTTGTACCTTATATCCTTATACTGGCTATTGAAGTTCTTACTTCAACCTTCCCTCTGCTATAAAGTTCTTAGGCTTTAATGTTACTGCCTGTTACCAGTTTTAAAACTCCTATCCTCttctttgggaaaccctggtagtatagtggttaagtgctacagctggtaaccaaaaggtcagcagttcaaatccaccaggtgctccttggaaactctatggggcagtcctactctgtcctataaggtcactaaaagtcggaatcaactcaacggcaatacaTTTCATTTGGTTTTATTCTCTAATTTTGAGGGAAATGACTTGTGAAATAAATGACATGAGCATTTGAATATCCTTTAATTTAATGTGTTAAACAACTaatataatctttttttaattcctgaaGTTTTTCAGTCCACTTTACTTCTTAAAAACAAGCTAAGCTTGTAGTGGCAGAGCATTTGGTTCTAAGGCTGCTTTGTCCACCTACATCCATATCATGGTCTCCTTTGGTTTAATTAGCAGAGGTTGCTGTGAGAGTagaaagttactttttttttttttaatttgcatcaaAATTTGAAACAACAATTTCATTAAATAAACAATACATTTTACCACCTTCCCATAGGTAGTGTTTTTCATTAACATCGATAGGTAGCCCCTGAAGGCTTAACTTATGTAAGGCTGCCTCCTGTCACTTTCCCTTTGGGAGCTGTAAGGGTGACTGAGATTCAGTTTTTCTCTTGTATTGATTCCCTATTTaatgagttcctttttttttttttttatttacttcagaCACCTTGATCTCACGTGTGTCTGGAACAAGCCTCATTCAGTCTTCATTGGAAGCAGGTGTCTTAAGGTCCAGAACATTTGAAATTCAAGAAATGAATgccacctccctcccttcccaaagTGGCCAAACAAACCCCTTGGCATTGACTCGGTTGCGATTCATAGcaattctatgggacagagtagagctgccccatagggtttcctaggagaggctggtgaattcaaactgctgacctattggttagctaCCCAAAGTGGCAGAAGGTATTAAAATAACAGGTCGATAATAAGGCCAGATTCTCTGTAaggtaatttgtattttttgatttcTATGACACTAGAAGATATTTTtaatggagcccttgtggtgcaatggttaagaacttggatgTTAACTGAAATGGTGAtgattggaacacagccagcagCATTATGGGAAAAACCCTGGTTATcggcatccataaagattactgcccagGAAACCTCATTAGGCAGCTGTGTTCCATCACATGgtattgctatgagttaaaaatcAGATCGCAGACACATAACCAAAACAACAGCAGAGGATATTATTGGGATGAAGTGTCTTTGCCTCTGTCTTTCATATTTTGCCTCTTAAATATTAAAAGTCTCCTCAACTGATATTTATGGGTGGCCCTTTCAAAGGATAAAGTGATGATGGCAGGAAAATTCTAATATCAGGTTTATTCAGAAGAACAACAATTTGAAAATAACTGTTGACTCCTGTTTTGCAGTATCAATTACGATTAACTAAATAACACATTTCTTACCCTCCCTGTTTAGAGAATGTGGAAAAGTCTGTCACAACAATTGCAGACTTACTTTTCTGAGAGTGCTTCATCAGGGGTCCTTGATGGAACCAAAATTTGAAGAGCATGATGCTGGCGaggagctttgtttttcttcagtcccCAACTCACATTTCACCTCTCTTCAGTGCTGCCTTGACCTCTTTCAAAACAagtgcacacatgtacacacacacacacatacactctctctctctcaagtaAGTCttacatcagacagtgttcacCTACATTTCATTGCTCCTAATACATTGTGACCAGTTTCAGCCTCCTCTTCCCTTGCCACATCTCAAATGGCACCTGATTTCCTGATTTCCCAGTAGTCTGTTAGCTCAAAAGCAACAAAAGAGTGGTGCAGAGGAAAAGGAacttttctccctgggtttggCAGAGAGGTGCATCTGATCTCCTGGGGCAGGGAGACAGGTTTACCTGTATAGTCTATGGTAGCAACATTTATATGTTTAGTTTGCTACCAGTTCATAGGGAGCATCTGCGTTGAACAACAAAATAGTCCTTGGTGACCCAGTTGAAAATGTTACTAATGAATCAACAGTGGAATCAACAATGCAACAGCATAGGTGGCAGTGGGAACCGTGTCCTCACAGACATTGCAGGTGGTCTGATGCCACGTGAATTCCATTTCGTCTTCTTTGTTGTATCTTTCTATTTCCCCTAGAATTAGATGCTGTGCTTGGCACTTAACACATTTTATCTATCTTTGACATAAATCTCATATAGTGTGAAAAATAATCATCCgaattttacagaggaggaaagtgGGAAGCAGAGAATTGGCCAGTCAGAGGTCACATGGTGGGGTTGTAGGTTTTGAACACAAATTTATTTGAATACAAAAATCCTGCTTCTTCCCTCACACTAAACTTGTTCCTTTCCCCAATATTTAAGAGAACTATCAGCATTTAAATTCTAGACTTGATGTTCTCCTAATGACTTGGTCTGTGTTTCCATCCTTTCCCTTTCTAGTTATCTTTTTTCAGGTATGCTATGAACTACTCTTGGAAATATGAATCAATGGAAAGTTTTGGATCACAAGAACTGATTTCAGGACATGTTTGTCATTTTGATAAAGCTTATTACTGCCCTGTTAACATgaataaaattatgtttttattGTCTATGCTGCCATTTCTGGACAGTCTCCTTTCTCCTGCTCATATGTGGTGAAGTGCAAGATTGCCTTcaattatttcttctttgtattgTCCTCTATAGCTTTTGGTATCAAGGTGAAACAAATTTTATAATATTAGCTGAGAAGTGtgtaaattattttactttttttattttgaagaatcCATGTAAGATTAATATTTTTccactgttaatcttttggtaaAATCTATTGTTACAACCCTCTTCACTGTGTGTTTCATTTGAAGGAAGGCCGTATTATTGtgttttaataaacattttcttgatatatatcATATTTAGTTAGAAAACACATGATCATAAATGTACTATATCATGAATAcagcatcttagttatctagtgctggtataacagaaataccacaagtggctagctttaacaaacagaaattcattctcacaccatgtaggctaaaagtctgaattcaggatgccacctccaggggaagtctttctctgtatGTCCGCTCTGGGATAAtccccttgtcatcaatcttcccctgttctaggaCCTCTCAGAGCAGAAACCCTGGGTCCGAAgaatgtactctgctcctggctcttcttccttggtgttaatgaggtccccctcttctcttctatatctcaaaagagattgactcaaaatacaacataatcctgtagattgtgtcctgcctcattaacataattgcctctaatccttcctcattaagaTAACAGACAGCTAACTTCCCAAAAATTAACACAATCttaggcatagaggctaggatttagaacccataggataattacatcatcacaaaatggatgacaaccactcaatactgggaaccgttgcctagccaagttgacacatattttggggagacaagtTCCAATCTTTAAcatcccccaaaattcatgtccttcccacatgtaaaacacattcactccatcatatATCCCAAAAGGCTTAAATGAAAATTCCGTCATGGGaggaaaattcctcttcatctctgAAACCTGGAgtacaagttatttgcttccaagtTACAatagtggaacaggcacaaggtagacatctCCAGTACAAAGGGAAGAAATTGACAGTAAAGTAggtataacaggcaccaagcaagccaGCAGAACACAGTATGTTAGCTCTCAAATCTTGAAAAGTATCCTCTGTTATCCAAGACTGTTAAACAAAggtcctgccctccagattctgggtgctGGTCACACGCTgtagattctgggtggaggtcccttagccctgggcttcagttcttcCTTCCAGGTCCACCGGGATGGCACCTCTGCtctcttgtcttggaagaagtataaccagaatgctcattagaagggaggatggcaagacttcttttcacatactttggacattatcaggagggaccagtccctggagaaggacatcatgcttggtagtatagagggtcagtgaaaaagaggaagactctcaatgagataggttgacactgtggctacaacaatgggcccaaccacaacaacaattgtaagtTTGGTGcaagattgggcagtgtttcgttctgttgcacgtagggtctctctgagtcagaccgactcaaagacacctaacaacaacagcgcgATGTTTGCTCAGTTTTCAGCTTTCCTTTCATACCTGGGTCACAGAGAAGTTGTCGCTCTAAAGGTCTTGTACGCTCCTCTAGCAATAGACTGCTGTTTATTGTTCATCATGCTTAGCTTGTGGTGGGCACAGGGAGTGTCTCTAAGGCCCTGGTCCGGCTTTAATCTTAGTCAACTCTCTGTGCCTGGGCcttgggaataaggttttctcAGGATCTttgcccttccccacccccctATGGAATCCAAACTCTGCCATGAATCTGTGGTTGGCGTTTGGTGGgagtttccttttctttcccaagTGGTAACAGGTGGTAGAGCATAACAAGCACACTAAAGTTGCTAAAACTCATGTCTTGGCAAACCTTCCACTGACCGTTATAAATAGGGTTCTTAAATTTATATGTTGTAACATGGTTTATTTTCTTCAAGTTGTCTCCTCCGATTATCTCCTCCATATCTTCCTATatacctcaaagtctcataaaaaagtTTGTCATTTAGACTAACTTTTTAAATTTGTGTTTCTTATAGTGGCATTGAACTGTTTGAACCACATCCCAATGTGAGAATACATTCTCTCCCATGTATTTTATATGCTTCTTTTTCTTACATGATTATCGAttgaatttttttgtgttttttaaaatgtctagggggccaagatggctgactaggtagaagctacctcggatccctcttacaacaaagactcggaaaaacaagtgaatccatcacatacatggtaatctatgaaccctgaccatcagacacagatctaaagagttgacctgagtgacagagacagagaacgaacaatcacggggaagcagcgactgttttcggagactggagccagcgtcccagtcaggaaaccttggtgccgggctttggactgggtgcaggggagctgagcacggcatcctgagacggcgcaaacatgggatgcagccctagcccccagaagtgacctcgggggaagcccagccagtgcacgcaggcagcgcagcgacgcagctgacaggaggagaagtcaccaggaggcagcgactgattttggagcctggagtgcagcgtccctgccagggaaccttggcgctgggctttggactgagagctgaggaactgaccacagcttctgagacagtgcaagcatgggatgcagacctgacactcaggggcaatctctacccagccagcgcacacagtcgacccacccttcgggaatctcagataaaacagtcatcccaagcaagacaaGTAACTCTgactatattccggggtgctactttCTCGTATtcatctgaaccctcccctccccttcccaggtggcttcattaacattggaatttcctgagccagagagtgaagtgtgctgtggtttttcttttttttttttttttttggtcttttcctaacccattctcctggcctgagagaagcagctacaaaaaacccagggacaaaaaatccttccctaattggactaaaaacacagaaccagctctagccaaacATACATGATCCAcaatcttgggctttcatccctgcagggaacaaggtggcaaaGGCAATACTGATAGGGATCTGAGTGTAATTGTTTTAgccgattactggaaagacaagtttctcaggtctgatatctctgcctattcaacagagccctcactgacccacaatggggaactgagggctgaagctcccccagaccaccaagcctcctgccttaggggtctaaggagggtgacacctaccaatctatagaggtacttgcattgggtgcttaaggtacagctgcagagcccacccacaaaagtgctttaggaatagagacacacctacctcactggcacttgggggaagcctgtcagcatcctgcgcccctggagtgtgaaccccagctgctactagaatctggtgcacacaactatcaccaccacttctctaggtggataggtgacagtctgcaccacacacttgatgacccaaaatcagattctattcaagaatagtgaatagattctcaggcttatatatctggtaacagcccaaaccaactggtaataggacataagtgattcaagggctacaaaaatcaagacagcgcaaACTAGTAGctcatctacgtatattgaaagaaaacaaaacaagataagactcagtgagcaaatatagaataaatcactaccatatcttagagatggcttggagacagcagtcgatatcaaaccacataaagaagcagaccatgattgcttctacaactccccaaagtaaagaatcaaaatctttcctaaatgaagatacaatcctggaattgccagatgcagaagataaaaaattaatttaaagaatgcttcaagacatcagggatgacctcggaaatgaaataaggcaatctacagaaaaagccaaggaacacactgataaagcagttgaaggactcaaaaagattattcaa
Proteins encoded in this window:
- the LOC100662071 gene encoding olfactory receptor 6C2-like → MTNHTVITTFILLGMTEDPKLQIVLSVFLFLTYFLCVAGNMAIITLTLLDSRLQTPMYFFLRNFSFLEVSFTSVCIPRFLYSLTTGDKTCTYNACVSQLFFGVFLGATEFFLFAAMSYDRYVAICKPLHYTTIMNNKFCTTLLLCCWGAGLLIIVPPLGMGLRLEFCDSNLIDSFGCDAYPILQITCSDTELIEKVVLAFAVLTLISTLLGVLLSYTYIISTILKFPSAQQRKKAFSTCSSHMIVVSMSYGSSIFAYIKPSRNEGVALNKVVGLLLTSVVPMLNPFIYTLRNKQVKEAFKDTVKRIAFLIKK